CGCTGGCATCAGCAGAAGCTCTGGAGATAGTCTCTGGAACTTAGACGGTGAGTCAGACGGCCTTTCAACCACATGAGATCGACTCTGACTATCATTCGATACCTGCAGACCCAGATGGCGAGCCAACCAAGCCAGACCTCAACATTGTCCGAGTCAACATTGATGGTACCTTTTATACTTGGAGGCTTGCCGTACACTACTTCCGCAAGCAACCAGTTCACGATGACCGGGATCgctgcttcatcatcaccgggAGCATGGTTGCGTACATTGACTCACCAGTATGTTCCTCTACTGCTCATGACGACTCATACTCTGACCATAACCTACCTTTGTAGGCCAACTGGGAGTATACAGCAACAAAGTATGGCCTACGTGGTTTCATGAAAACGGTCAGACGCTCCAGCCATGAGCAGAACATACGTATCAACTATGTTGCCCCCTGCTGGATCAAGAGCGCCATCCGCACGGCAGAGTACGAGAAATGGCTACTTGACAACGGCATCGAGTTTGGCGAACAAGAAGACGTAGCAAGTTGCATGCTACGAATTGCCACCGATAAGAGCATCAACGGTAAGTCTGCCTATCCTATTCTAGGGAGTCACTAATGGGTTAGGTCGTTCTCTCATGATCACCCCACGATCGATTGCTAAACAAGGGTTTATGGATGTCGATCGAGAGGACTACAAAGATATTCCTGAGGATGAGTATTTCAGGAAGGTGCAGGCTAGCCAGCTATTTATTATCAAGGATAAATGGCTAGATGACTACAAGGTACCGATATATAAGGCATAGTAGGTGAATGATTGTAGGATGGACTCTCTGCTTAAGCTCCCCTATAGTTGTAGTTGGAATCTGGTATTATGACTGCCTAGGCTTATAATGCCAAATTGTATCTGATGGCCTGCCTGAAGCGTCTGACTCTTTAACTAATAAAGGTGAAAGATTTGGCAAACCAAGACCAAAACTTGCAGAAATTTGAGTAGTGTTCTTCTGGTATCGCTTCAGTTGGCGTCTTGTATCAGTCCATTGCCAGAGCATGACACCAGGCGCTTAGGCTCTTTGGAAAAGGCAACGCCCTAGAACCCAACTCTTGCTTGACAACACCCGCCCCGGCACCCCGGAGGGAAATGCACACTCAACGAGCACCAGCTATAGTTCACCCATCAGGTGAGATGGCGATTAGTGGCCTTGAAATCTGCCTCAAAAAACCAATAAAAGCCTCTCTTGACACCAGCTTATGACTTGCAATGGCATGGTGAACAAAGAAAAGGTGTACATACTCCACATGGCCAGGAATGTTCTTAGCCACCGTTTTTGAAGGGAGGAGTGTGTGTCACTCCCTGAGCAGGGTGGCTGAACAGCCTATGAAAGATGCCGATGGGGGATTCCTCCCTTATTGGGACGCCGAAATGAGTCAAGATTTCGCAGTGAGCAATCTTATGTTCATCCATGTCAAGCAACCCTGCCGATGCTATCTGCTAGCTCAGTTATaacatcgagggccgggctccaactataacaaagaacgCAGTATTGTGATACCATCTACAGCGTAGTGATCGGTAATGGATTTTACACGGTAGTCGGCGGAAATGTCCGCAGGGTCTTGGTCCAAATACGAAGTGCCACCAAAGCAGCCAGAGTCGTCAGCAGAGTCCAGGGCACCCAAAGAGAACAAGTAGTTGTCCCAACGTCGGTGTCACAAGGATATGTATTGAACAAGGTGGTAAATATATGGATAGTTACTTCTCCCCCCAAATCAAACAGACTTGCAGTAGCCTGTGTAGCAGTATCCGCAATCCTCCCGGCCAAGCCCCTTTCTCACATCCAGTCCATATTCACGTGTCTTTTCTAGAGCACAACAGTGACCACCAGCAGATTGGCTGCGACGGCGAGTTAGTGGCTATTCTTTAGCAAGCTCCCCAGCCGGACTCCAGCTTACCAGTTGTGGAACGAGTTGAATGCCCTGATCCTATTGCCCTGACATTCATCCCTGTTCAGACGGTTGCCACTACAgccctttctcttctccagcttcaaaAAGCCCTCCTGCTTGGCACTGGGGTCAAGCCCCTCGGCAATGGATATGCCAGGGAAAAGGAGTAGCAAACATTTGCTGAGTTGCATGATAAGAAGTCTGCGTAGCTAGCAGGGTGACGACCGAGAGACATCGGCGGGCGCGTGGGTAAATATTTATGATCCGCGCACTGGGGTTTGGCATGGCAATATGCCATGCAGCTATGCTACCTAGCATTGCCCTCTATGTTTCGGGAGGCGTCAGAGACTTGGTTATGCATACGTCATGCTAAACTTGACTCGAAAGAAACCTACCGTGTTTCAAGCATCTTACAGAAAATCTTCTGTAATACGGCCGGTCTCAAAGCCCGAAGCAGCCTATCAGGTGTATCAGAAAGCGGCTGAACAGCCCTTGGTAGATCATTTCAGTTCTACCGTCGGGCGATCGACCGGAACTGACGTCGAATGGCCGAGCTGAGCATAGAGAACCCTTGAATCCCGACGGATTGACGGGCGCGAAGGATTCGAAGGGAAACTCCAAGCCTGGAATAAACGGCAATGACATGACAAGGTGGAATCATTTCGCATTGATTGCTTGAGGGATTTGTCTCATTCTCCGGTGTCAGACGGAGCAACCCAAGCTCGATCGTCACAAGAATAGACCTCAAGGGTCGACATGGCGGACGACTATTGGCTGATGTGAGCGGAAAGACATACCATGGAGAGCGTCCCGCAGCATGTAGTTAAAAGTATACCACGCGCTGATCGGGCCGGCATTTGAGAATTGGGGGCCAGAAATTGGAAGCCTGGGCTCAGCCCCACGACGATCCCAACTCACTTTCTCAACATCGGCTCGTATTCATCGCGAAACTTCGGATGAAGGGCTACTGGCCTATCAATGCGTGTTTCATGGTGGGCTTCAGACTGGTAGACTAATATAGCCATGTTCTTGTGTATTGATTCACGCAAAGTAATACACTTGGGTGGCAAAGCTCTAGCCTCGCGAGTATAAGTAGCTCAGTGCCTCATGTTTTCATTGCCCACGACACCACTAGTGAGACAAACAAACATCCTTCTCTATCTTCTTTCATAACATTTTCCCCAGAAATATCACCTTGGAAAAGCCAACATGAAGCTCTCCGTCGGCGCTTTGATCTCCGCCCTGGTTGCTGGGGCTCTCGCCACCCCTTTCCCTCACGGCACCAACCTTGTTTCACCTCGCGAGGTCTGCAATCACCCAGGCGAGTGCGGTTGGTTTGAGTCCGGCCAATGCGAGTACCACTGTGATGGCTACGGTGGATTCCAATACATGCAGAGTTGTGGTTGGGGTAGAAAGAGGTGCTGCTGTGTTGAGGGCACTGAATAGGTTGGTGGTTTTACCTTTTGTTCGCCGCTACTGCTTCAGACTAACCATGGCGTTTATGATTTCAGTCATCTGCCCGATACATGTGGTAGGGTGAGCCCTTTCGGAAAGGCTTGCTTGTTATAGTTTCAAGATGTCATGATGAAAGTACTTCACCGCGTTAGGTTAtaatgccatcatcatgatgtCCATGACTGTGTTCCTCTTCACTGCGTCTAAAACTTCCTCTCTTTGGGGGAGGACTGGAACGTAAAACCAGTGGAATTATCAAGAATAATTATAATGACAGTATTAACGCGTTCTCTCGCTACAGTTCTCTATTGAGGCGATGTTGTTGCATCATGGTTGGATACTGCACTTGAAATAAGTTTCTTGTCTCTGCTTTTAAGATTGCTAGGCAGCTTTATGAGAATTTTGGTTAGTGTGTCCACTAAAGAGCGGAACCGGTCCGAGCCCAAGATGAGTGAAGCCTATTTTAAGCTTGTTCTCATATAATAGTACCAATGATAACAGGTGGCTTACCGCTGCCATCACAGggttggaggagaagaagtgaCGAGGTCTCAGAAGCAGCGTGATAGGCTCCGCGGGCATGACAGGGAAATACTCGGAAGATAGAAAGTGCGTGATGCCAAAAGCATGCCAAAGAACAATATCCGTGTTCTCAATAGACTCAATACCATCGCCAATCCACTCAGAAAGGCCTCTGGAGGGTTCGCTAGAAGTTTGAGCTACATGGTTTCCCGCAGGCTACACCTAGTCATCAGCATCTATATCACTATATCAGCGTAGTGCATGATTTCGAGGCGGGCCACTTACACTTGGTCACATGAATAGCGTGCCGAGCAAAGGCAGCTCGCTTCCAGACAAGGGAGCCCTCCTTGGGCATCAGGCGGGGGACGTCCCTGCTGACCAGCTTGTACGACACTGGTTTCCCACTGTGCTCGTTCAGGCAATTCTCGTTGACAATGTCCCAAGTTCGGGACGTGTCACCATTGTAGTCAGTTGCGGCCTGGCCAGTGGTGGTGAACCATCTGGATCCATCACAGTGGCGAAGTCCTTGGATGCGACATCGGCTAGCCTAGGCTGAAACTTGTAACCTTCATTCTCCAAGCACTGGCAAGCTGCCTCTAGAGAGTCCATACTGAGACAGATGTAAGAGAATCCATTGTGGAGTTCCATATTGCCATTGTTAACCTTGTATTTAGGGTCGTTTTCGGTGCCGTAATTATGTGTCAGTTCGACCAATCCGTGGCGATTAAAGGTGCTCTTCCTGTGGGAAGCTGCTCCTGGAGCATCGAAGCCGAGGAGGTAAAGGTCGAACTTGTTATCAGAAAACCCGAGTTTCTTGGCCAGTGTCATGTTCAAGAATTCGTAGAATTTGACTAAGCGTGGTCAGGTTGGCGTGTTCGGCTTTTCACATGCCTTTCGGACTCTGGCTTACATCTAGTCTACTATTATATAACCTCTATATAACTCAAGTCCACTGTGATCCTCTCGGAGTCTGACTTAGGTTAGCTAAAGCCCCCCCGCGGCCATCATGTCCCTGGTCTCCCGGCCGCCTTGGAGCTCTGTCGAACTGGTCTGTCTCAAGAGTCGATAATGAGTTGTTCCGCACTTCGATCTGCTGCGAAGTCTTTGAATTTAAGCCCGTTCTGCTATGGAACCCGTAGTTATTGGATCCTAATTGTATCTCCTCAATCCCCTCATCTGGTTTGTGGAATATTAAATTGCGCCAGTGAGCTAGAGATGACTCGTTGACGCCGTAAATGACAGCATCGATGAAACCCTGAAGGACGATGCATGCCTATGTGGCGAATGTTAACAATCGCAAGCACTTTGGGTGATGTCAAGAGCCTTAGTGTCTCACCTTATCGACTGTCTGTAGAGCAAAGGGAGCAGCAACACCACGCGTCGACTGGTAAATTCGAATAGCTGTTGGCAATGACCAAACAAGCATGTACGCCAGAGGATATAGGAGCATACGCCGTGCAAGCTGGCATCAAATTAGTAACATCTTGAAAATGGGCCATAACCATCACGTACATTTTTCATCTTGTTGCTCATATCTTCTGACTCGGCAGGATTCGACAACGGCTGTGGATTCGCTGAAGGCCCAGGCCGTTCTTGATCCTGTTGAAACCCTTCTGTATTGCGTTGCCTCGATACACCATCCGATGAGAAGTATCTCAACGACAGCGTGCGCTTGTGTGCCCGATGAAGGATGTAGTAAAGGTTGCCATACATGAACAGTATCGCGAAGATGATGGCCCACCGCGGAACGAAGTTGACTAGCAGGCGAATCTCGTCGGATGTGAACCAGCACCCTATTCAATGATCAGTAAGTGTCGATGGAAATGTCGGAGCGAGGGCGTACAGGCACCAATGTTGCCATAGCCCGTTGTTCCCAGCCCGATGCCCGCCCAGGTGACAGACAAGACCCATGGCAGAGCTGCGAGTATCAGGCGGTTATCCTGTACCCAGGACGAGGGTGTCTTGAAGCCTGCGAGAATGAAGTAGGTGCAGAGGGATAACAAAAATACCCAGTAGTCGGTCTGGATGACGAACACCTGGGTCATGAACCCATTGAAGGAGCACAGGGCGGCCTGCTCTGGCGCAGCAATATCTCTCCCAGCAATGTTTGAAGTAGTGGACAAGACAAAGTTTGCAGCCATCAGAAAGTCGCTCAGCGCTAATCCGCTACCTATTGTTACAATTTCATCGTGCGGATGCGGGCAGTCAACTCACAGGATAAGCTGGTGACGAAATGATCTGAGACTTTTGAAGCACTGAGGACCGGGTCAGCATGATGTGCGTAAGCATGATGGGCCATCGTACAAAGAAACTCAGTATCATCCACCCTGCGCCAAGCAAAGACAGTAACGATACGACGAGTATCACAATACTCTGAGTCCATGCCTGGCTCCTATCCGTCGGCACAGCCAGCGCTGTACGCCGATCAACATTGGCGAATATTGGAATGGTCATGGTTGACGAGAAGCATTGGATAGCTTTCGCCACGGCCTCTAACGCAACAGGGCATTACGTAGATATTTGAACTCTAGCAAAACGCCACATCTTCACTGCCCATACCTCGTTATCAGTCGAGCCTCGACGCCTCCTGGCTACTGGACCAGTCGCGAAGCGGCTCAAGGGAACACGTCCGAGTTATCGATTTACGAGCGCAGGCCCAAAACACCTGTAGCTTGGGAAGGGGGCACCACGGGTGAAAGATTACAAGGCCGGTCGTCACATAGAAAAGTGTGTGTGTAAACAGGCCCTGTTTTCTATCACCCGCTTGACGGGGGTGATATTCATGCAGCTTACGCCCGCTTCTTATCTCATGGGCCTTGAGCCAGGAGAATGCTAATCTTGAAACTAGCCTCAACCAGAAGTCGGCCGACAGGGACATGCTGATTCCGGGACTTGGCACCCCCACCTTCAAACTCAGACTTCCGCGGGAAAGgccaaaaaaagaaagaaagaaaggcGAGATTCACGATAACGTGATTTTTGCTGCCGCAGGACCAGGGCAGGATGGCGCGGCGTGGCTCCCACGACACGGAGATAACTTTGCCATGCGGCCGACCAAAAGATCAGAGCCCAGGCCCTGTCCTGTAATAATCGATGGCACAGTACTGTAGGGAGCAAGGCACTAAGCCTACTGGAAACCCCTGCCAAGCTAGATGAGGCGGCCGAGAAACCGGAGAAGAGAAAACGAGTTGTGGGGAAATCGGATCTAACTAACAGGCTACTCCCCGTCATCCAAGTGATaagcctccagctccgcTATCATCCTCCCTGCCgggctggtgatggtgatggggaaACCGCCGTAGTCCGGATCGCTGTTCGCCATCACAGCACATGCGCCACTCCTCATCTCGTCGCCGTTGAGCCGTACGTAACAGTAGGTTTACTTATCAGCTCTCTGTCGAACCATCACTACACAATTCTGAACTCCCGAAATGACTTAACAGTCATGGCTTGTATAATCTCCCCATCCATAATCCCGTGAACGTAGCTAAGTCGTCAGAGCCAATCCGATAAATTCAAGTGCCAGACTTACCATTCACCAATGTAGCGCCAACTATCTCCATTTTCCCTGAGAGCATACGCAACACCcccgccaagaagaatgCAAATAGCGTCGTCAGGCTCGAGTTCAGTCGGTCCCAGGCCAAAGTAGCCAGTAGCAGTGATAAAGAATCGCCTGTTAAATTGCTCAATAAGACGCAGCTGCCGATATTCAATCTGAATGCAAGCGGCCCAAGTGTTCAGAAGATTTTCAAGCCCTTCAGACGTGTCGAGCCGAATTAACTCCTGTTTTTCTAGATCATCGAGTCTTTGCGGCCCGATGGCACTTGACGGGTTCGGATGCTCGCCCTGCTTGAGGTCTACCAGGACCGTCCTCCAAAAAGATTGATGATATTCCTCGCCAGTGGGATAATAACCAGCGCCAGGTAAGAGAGAACGCCATCTGCCTAACACGGAGCGCATGGTGTCTGCCCACTTGCTGCTGTCTTGGCCCTTCCAACCTGGCGCTTTCTCGCCAACTTTCTGAACCGAATCAACAACTAGTCCCTTCAACACCAGAGTCGAATCATCGTTTTCTGTTCTGATGGAGGGCGAGAAGTTGTCGCGAAGCGACGCGTCATAAGGTCGTGGTGAAAAGATGGGTTTCGTTAACGAGGTTATGTAGTCGGAGAATGGTTCATTGTGAGCCCCAAAATCCGGGACCCAAGAGTTGAGCTTCTCATTCCTCGATTGTCTGTCTTCCGATATTAATCCAAGACAGTCAAGGTTTCCATCTTCGACCAACGCCGCTCGCATAGCCACTCTATAGACCTTTTCAACAGGCCAAGAATAATCAGGTTCGAGGTCAGGGCGACGACCTACCAAACCCAAAAGTCCAATGACCTTATCCTTTGGATCCGATGCCGCTCGATTCCAAGTGGAATCGAGAGCCAAAGCCACTCGAATGCCTCTTCTGGTCTTCAGACGCTGGCTGAGATCTGCAGCTCTCCAAACTGCTCTCAGTGAAACCTCGGGGTCAATCGCAGACCCTTTCCAGCAATTGAAGTTGACAGAGAAGTAGATAAAGTATGATAGGTCATAAAGATAATGGATCGGAAATGTTTCTGTGCCACACCAGCATAATACTCTTGGACAGAGGACGCTCTCTTGCAAGGTCCACATCCTTTTCCACCAGAGTCTGGATAGAAGAGCAACTGCGTGGTCTAAACCGGAGACAAGACAGTCGTGGGATAGAATGGGTTCGTAAACTTCGCTGTATGACTCGATGGAGCGAGGATAGGCAGAAGACTTGGCTCCAGGCTCGAGTGTGGACCCAACAATTGGCATACGTTCTTTTCGGTCTTGAAACATGAGCGAATGAAACTTTTTCAGGAAGTCGATGCCGATATCTGAGCTTTCTGTTGACTCGCCAAGCCAGACGTTTacaacctcggccttggagtAAATGTCGTTCATCTGCCGGACTTGGTTATTTCTTTCCGAGATATCGCCTTGGTTGATGCAAATGGCGTCAACCCAAATGGTGCGCGGGGTGTTGGCATTACGCATGGCCTGAAAAGCAGAGAATAGATTTGGTCGGAGATGGAACGgcttgccattgacgagCATGGACTTTGTTGACTTCTCGTCGCCCCAAGTATATGAAATGGCTTCATATGAGGCAGAACTGTCTATTTCATAGTGGTCAAGCCTGCATGAAATGACCTGTGAGGCCTCTGCTGGCTCGATGGTAAGCAGCCGGAACCACCCTTGTCTAGGCAGGGGCATGTAGTGATATTGATCTTGTGGGGTGTCCATCGCAGGTAGTGAATGCAAGAGACCAGATGAAGGAATGGTCGGGCGGGTTGGTGTCGGCGTTGGACGAGAGAACAACGGATACTAGGTAACTGGCGCCAGCGTCGTTGGCTTGGGAAAATTAAACGGAATAGTGAGGCCTCGCTCGGGTTTTTCTTAGCCCGGAAACAGGTCTTTGCCGCCCACTTTGCTGCCTAATTTCTTACTGGAGGTCATGCAGGTCGTCATCAACTGCCGGCCTCAACGCTATTAATTATCCAATCAGACCCCAGCAAGATGCTGCCTATGATAAAGAGAGCATTTTATTTCACATCCGTAGCACCATGAGTCGATGCTGGCACAGTTGACGTGAACAGGGCAGCTGCAGGCAATGCTAAGGGTTAATAAGTAACTAGATAAATTCTATAAATAATACAATAGAACAAAGTCAACACGGCTCTAACGCAAGGGCCGATAAGTATCAACCAGAACAACGAGAGAGAAGCACAGCAGGCTCCCTTTTCCCGTCTCGCCGAGATGCGAGTTTCGAAATCCCTTCTAGGTAAAGCGCTGGTCGATCCTTTCGCTACTTAAAAGGTTCCACCTGAAGTCCTCGCTCACGCAAGATCGATTCTTCTCTCTGCTTGGAATTGCATGTGACGGCAATCTAGCAGGGATCGCATCCGACTATGAGCGGCCCCTTGATGATGGACAGCTTGCTCCTGAGACACTAGGAATATATTAAGCCTGAGAACGATCGCCGGGAGGAGACCTGAAACACAACGATAGGCAGACTCATTGTTGGCATTGGCGACACTTCTCTTTGTGTCAGCCAGTGGTTAAAAATGTCAAGGACTTCTCGTTTGCTTCTATTCCCTAGCTAACCTTTCCCGCCTCGATATCCGCTTCGGGATACTGAtagccatcatcaaccaagcctACCACTGGTTCGGTCCTACATGACCCAGAGCCTAAGTTAATTCTATCAAGTTGCAGTCTATCGCCATGATCCACGCCAACCGCAGAATTGTTATAAATCGACCCCGTTGCAAGCCGTCGCCATATACTAAGAAATAGCGCGTGGGGGGTAATGCTTCAATGTATGCAATCATAGAAACGAACGAGAATAACTATTTAACCCCCAGTTATGTAATGTACTCAGTACCACCCTGTCAGGCATTTCCGCATCATGCAACCCGACCAACAGCCCATTGCAAAGACAATATGCATCTATGATATGTCCTCTACAGGGGTCCTACTGTGGAGACCCCCTCATCAAAGAGACATTGAGGCGGcattttctttctctccctcaacTCAGTTCTACTCCTCGGGCCACAACATTTCAAGACACTTTTCTACTTCATCTACTATTACACGCTACGGGAAGTAGCCCGAGGAATCATGTCCTCTCCAAAGTCACGGCAGTCCAACTCGCCGACCTCACGGTCCCCGCCGAGCCATCAGTCGCCTGCCGCGTTGGCTGAGGTAACCGAGGCCCAGGCAGCGGGTGGCCATATTGAAGTTGTAGGGTCAACCCACGATCGTTCTATGGCTTATCCTAGCTCACCACGGTGTTACCGGGTAATAGGATGAAAACTCTGACTCTTCTTACTCTCTGTCGTAAGCTGAATCTCGAAAATCGAGATACACGAGGAATGATGGCTCAACTGTTGAAGGACTAGAATCACTGATACTGAGTCGCTGAGGTCTTCcattcttaattataagtgGGAGAATGGACGGCGGTATCACTCTTATCAAGACGGGTCTTATTGGTGAGCACTCTTGAGACTGTGGTTGGTTCTTCACGGTATTACGACCGGCCGGATTACTCACATAAACACCCAGGGCTCCGAATGATGATCGCCAACAGGAAGCTGAAGACCTCATGTGAGTTAGACTCGTCTACTGCCTCTAAATCTCTAATGTGTTTGTTTGGTTAGGCACGAGGTTTACAGAATCATCCTGAATAACGAGCTCTATGAGGCTCCCATTGGCGATAATCCGCAAGTGAGTCGTTCATCCCAAAATCACATGAACCTGCCGTCTAAATACTGGCCTAGAgggtcttggacttgggtTGTGGCACTGGAATCTGGGCCATGTGAGTGTTTGAAATGTGATTTTGATATTGGTTGAGATTCTAATGACCGCAGTGAATTTGCCGATTTGCACACATCTGCAGAcgttcttggtgttgatcttTCACCTATCCAACCAACCTTTGTGCCACCGAATTGCAGGTTTGAGGTCGATGATATCAATCAAGAGTGGACTCACCCGGATAACCACTTTGATTTTGTTCATATCCGCGCCATGATGGGCTGCATCCCCGACTGGACGGAGCTATTCGAAAAGGCCTTCAAGTTTGTCAACTCCTGCAATAATTTCGTTGAAGAGTTTTAACCCTTGATAGACATACTTTGCCTGGCGGCTGGGTAGAGAGTGTTGAACTTTGGGGTGCCGCCAAGTGCGATGATGACACCTTGAAGTCTGGCTCGCCCCTATACACATGGATAGACATATTCAAAAGGATAGGGAGTCTGACTGGCAAGCCCTTCTTCTGGGATGATAAGATGGCCGAATCTATCAAAAAAGCAGGCTTCATTAATCTCACGGGCCGGGTAATCAAGGTTCCTATTGGGACCTGGCCTAAAGATAAAACGCTCAAGCAGTGGGGTGCCTGGAACCGCCAGTTTCTGTTACAGGGTCTTGAAGGGTTTTCTATCCGCGGTCTTACCGAGATGCTAGGGGTAAGTTTCTATTCCGCGCAGTGCAATAGTGAGATATGGAACCTGATAAGTGGTGATATAGTGGAAGTACGAGGATGCACAGCTGTTTCTGGCAAACATGCGCAAGGAACTAACCGACCCAGCGATCCATGCTTATCTCAATGTGTAAGCTCTCCCTGGTTATCCTTGACTTCTTCTTTATCACGGCATATTGTATTAACAGGAGGTGTAACGCAGAACCGTCTTTCATGGTCAGAAACCAGAATCTACACAGGCGGGGGCCTGATCTATCATATTACTGCCAAAACACCAGAGGGATATCTAATAGACAATGAAATAGtttatctcttttttatGTATCTTTGATCATTCTTAATGGCCCGCTTGAAGGGGCCCAGGGGGCCATCTATGGTCGCCAGGGAGGTTTCCCTTGTCCTATACCCTGACCCTCTTATGGAGTGATATTGCCAACGATCGGAGCGATTCTGCCTGTTCATCACCTTATTGTGTTAAGAAAGTATTAAACAGAGCGCGTTTCACGG
This is a stretch of genomic DNA from Fusarium keratoplasticum isolate Fu6.1 chromosome 15, whole genome shotgun sequence. It encodes these proteins:
- a CDS encoding HET domain-containing protein, whose translation is MDTPQDQYHYMPLPRQGWFRLLTIEPAEASQVISCRLDHYEIDSSASYEAISYTWGDEKSTKSMLVNGKPFHLRPNLFSAFQAMRNANTPRTIWVDAICINQGDISERNNQVRQMNDIYSKAEVVNVWLGESTESSDIGIDFLKKFHSLMFQDRKERMPIVGSTLEPGAKSSAYPRSIESYSEVYEPILSHDCLVSGLDHAVALLSRLWWKRMWTLQESVLCPRVLCWCGTETFPIHYLYDLSYFIYFSVNFNCWKGSAIDPEVSLRAVWRAADLSQRLKTRRGIRVALALDSTWNRAASDPKDKVIGLLGLVGRRPDLEPDYSWPVEKVYRVAMRAALVEDGNLDCLGLISEDRQSRNEKLNSWVPDFGAHNEPFSDYITSLTKPIFSPRPYDASLRDNFSPSIRTENDDSTLVLKGLVVDSVQKVGEKAPGWKGQDSSKWADTMRSVLGRWRSLLPGAGYYPTGEEYHQSFWRTVLVDLKQGEHPNPSSAIGPQRLDDLEKQELIRLDTSEGLENLLNTWAACIQIEYRQLRLIEQFNRRFFITATGYFGLGPTELEPDDAICILLGGGVAYALRENGDSWRYIGECYVHGIMDGEIIQAMTVKSFREFRIV